A window of the Loxodonta africana isolate mLoxAfr1 chromosome 3, mLoxAfr1.hap2, whole genome shotgun sequence genome harbors these coding sequences:
- the NR2C2AP gene encoding nuclear receptor 2C2-associated protein, with amino-acid sequence MTHSLVCPETVSRVSSVLNRDTRQFGKKHLFDQNEETCWNSDQGPCQWVMLEFPQGVRISQLQIQFQGGFSSRRCRLEGSQGSQALFRIVDFYPEDNNSLQTFPIPAAEVDRLKVTFEDMADFFGRVVIYHLRVLGEKV; translated from the exons ATGACCCACTCTTTGGTTTGTCCGGAGACTGTGAGCAG AGTGAGCTCCGTACTGAATCGTGATACCAGGCAGTTTGGGAAAAAGCACCTGTTCGACCAGAACGAGGAGACCTGTTGGAACTCGGACCAG GGTCCCTGCCAGTGGGTGATGCTCGAGTTCCCCCAAGGCGTTCGCATCTCCCAGCTACAGATCCAGTTCCAGGGGGGCTTCTCAAGTCGCCGGTGCCGCCTGGAAG GCTCACAGGGGAGCCAGGCGCTTTTCAGGATTGTGGACTTCTACCCTGAGGACAACAACTCGCTTCAA ACCTTCCCCATACCAGCTGCTGAGGTGGACCGCCTGAAGGTGACCTTTGAGGACATGGCTGACTTTTTTGGCCGTGTGGTCATCTACCATCTCCGGGTGCTGGGGGAGAAGGTGTGA